A genomic region of Miscanthus floridulus cultivar M001 chromosome 3, ASM1932011v1, whole genome shotgun sequence contains the following coding sequences:
- the LOC136544532 gene encoding uncharacterized protein: protein MEKRTKIVTFAAAAYMLLSMMALIIQTRKHKRGARRIGITYGPIEERDRIRLEYLNNKIWKDDTTCLNMLKLNRDKYFWFCKLFRDRGLLKDTIHLCVEQQVGMFLNTVGHNLRNRLVGTNFDRSGETVSRYFNKVLRAIGELRGELVSPPSMDIPSKIAGSSRWDPYFKDCIGAIDGTHVRASVPKDIEHAFRGRKSFATQNVMAAVDFDLRFTYVLAGWEGTAHDALVLQDALERENGLHVPQGKYYLVDAGYGAKLGFLPPFRGVRYHLNEWGTNSVQNEKELFNLRHSSLRVTVERAFGLLKRRFKILDDATPFFPFPTQVDIVCACCIIHNWVIQDGNDEFFTEDVTLPTYSHASTRTGQANEHAAMVNFRQQLADQMWATSKITMLINICCKNEFAMEDAVEEVGATSDHATWTSAMSTFMLSHLADLVASGLKTSKGFKKHFYNGCARAINEKFNTIRTDNCMITLDDEHYNGHVKDHKSDAEFLNKPILHYKEMEAIFGNSMATGNFAKDSSAALGREDEADSQDEEEVTINGLSDGHTTQGATSSTSRPSSATRPSKKAKVVDTEEKGLIAVFKSVGENIAEAIKSAAKPENELPDDLFQILNTFPGFNSVHELEAHLGISDRILTEFIVNLGHASASVVSFPTTLRDPGVERPDYLVRALHAVITAIPIINGGTA, encoded by the exons AGGATGATACAACTTGTCTGAACATGTTAAAACTTAACAGAGACAAGTACTTCTGGTTTTGCAAACTTTTTAGAGATCGTGGTTTACTGAAAGATACCATCCACCTGTGTGTTGAGCAGCAAGTGGGTATGTTTCTAAACACTGTGGGACATAACCTTAGGAATAGGTTAGTTGGAACTAATTTTGATAGATCGGGAGAAACAGTGAGCCGCTACTTCAACAAAGTATTGCGTGCTATTGGTGAGCTACGAGGGGAACTAGTTAGCCCCCCGTCTATGGACATACCAAGCAAAATTGCAGGGAGCTCCAGATGGGATCCTTACTTTAAG GATTGTATTGGAGCAATTGATGGTACACATGTGAGAGCATCTGTACCTAAGGATATTGAGCATGCTTTTCGTGGTAGGAAATCATTTGCCACACAAAATGTAATGGCAGCTGTAGATTTTGATCTACGATTCACCTATGTCTTGGCTGGTTGGGAGGGTACAGCACATGATGCTCTAGTGCTACAAGATGCTTTAGAACGTGAGAATGGCCTTCATGTTCCACAAG GAAAGTACTACCTAGTGGATGCTGGATATGGAGCCAAACTAGGATTTTTGCCCCCTTTTCGTGGTGTTCGGTACCACTTAAATGAGTGGGGCACTAATTCGGTGCAAAACGAGAAGGAATTATTCAACCTTAGGCACTCATCTCTTCGTGTGACAGTAGAGCGTGCTTTTGGGTTGCTAAAGCGAAGATTCAAAATTCTTGATGATGCTACCCCGTTCTTCCCTTTTCCAACACAAGTAGATATTGTATGTGCTTGCTGCATCATTCACAATTGGGTTATACAAGATGGGAATGATGAGTTTTTTACAGAGGATGTTACTTTGCCTACCTATAGTCATGCTTCAACACGCACTGGCCAAGCAAATGAGCATGCTGCTATGGTTAATTTCAGGCAGCAACTAGCAGATCAAATGTGGGCGACAAGCAAAATAACAATGTTAATTAATATTTGTTGCAAAAATGAATTT GCAATGGAGGATGCAGTTGAGGAAGTTGGTGCAACTAGCGACCATGCTACATGGACATCAGCAATGTCTACTTTCATGCTTAGTCACCTAGCTGATTTGGTGGCTAGTGGTTTGAAGACATCGAAGGGATTCAAGAAACATTTTTATAATGGTTGTGCTAGGGCTATCAATGAGAAGTTCAACACTATTCGCACCG ATAACTGCATGATTACACTGGATGATGAGCACTACAATGGCCATGTGAAG GATCACAAGTCTGATGCTGAGTTCTTGAACAAGCCCATCTTGCACTATAAAGAGATGGAGGCAATATTTGGAAATAGCATGGCTACAGGCAACTTTGCAAAGGACTCAAGTGCAGCTCTAGGTAGAGAAGACGAGGCTGATAGCCAAGATGAGGAGGAGGTTACTATAAATGGTTTGAGTGATGGTCACACAACTCAAGGGGCAACATCATCTACTAGTAGACCATCATCTGCTACTAGACCCAGCAAGAAGGCCAAGGTTGTTGACACTGAGGAGAAGGGGCTGATTGCTGTATTCAAAAGTGTAGGTGAGAATATCGCTGAAGCTATAAAATCTGCTGCCAAACCAGAAAATGAGTTGCCAGATGACCTATTTCAGATCCTAAATACCTTTCCTGGTTTTAATTCGGTCCAC GAGCTGGAGGCCCACCTCGGCATCTCTGACCGCATCCTCACCGAGTTCATCGTCAACCTTGGCCACGCCTCCGCCTCCGTCGTCTCCTTTCCCACCACGCTCAGGGACCCAGGCGTCGAGCGGCCGGACTACCTTGTCCGTGCCCTCCACGCCGTCATCACCGCCATCCCTATCATCAACGGCGGCACTGCGTGA
- the LOC136547146 gene encoding cytochrome P450 78A5-like yields the protein MVLTMATGQEDSLLLLLLPTTSPLPPLMAVFIVAAVLLWLYPGGPAWALSRCRRPASGPTGVVTALSSPVAHRTLAALSHAIDGGKALMAFSVGLTRLVVSSQPDTAREILVNPAFSDRPIKDAARHLLFHRAMGFAPSGDAHWRGIRRLAANHLFGQRRVAGAAHHRVSIGEAMVSGVVAAMARHGEVPLKRVLHVASLNHIMATVFGKHYEMDSQEGVLLDEMVAEGYNLLGTFNWADHLPLIKHLDLQGVRRRCNRLVQKVEVFVGKIIQEHRARRANGGVDDEYMGDFVDVLLDLEGEEKLSESDMIAVLWEMVFRGADIVAILMEWIMARMALHPDIQAKAQAELDAVVGRGRGVADADVGNLPYIQCIVKETLRMHPPGPLLSWARLAIHDAHVGGHLIPAGTTAMVNMWSIAHDPAIWAEPEKFRPERFQEEDVSALGTDLRLAPFGAGRRVCPGKMLALATTHLWIAQLLHKFEWAPAAGSGGVDLSERLNMSLEMATPLVCKAVPRAQV from the exons ATGGTGCTCACCATGGCCACCGGCCAAGAGGACtcgctcctcctgctcctcctcccgaCCACCTCTCCACTCCCGCCCCTCATGGCCGTGTTCATCGTAGCCGCCGTCCTCCTGTGGCTCTACCCCGGCGGTCCTGCGTGGGCGCTCTCCCGCTGCCGCCGCCCGGCGTCCGGGCCAACGGGCGTGGTCACCGCGCTCTCCAGCCCCGTGGCGCACCGCACCCTGGCGGCGCTGTCCCACGCCATAGACGGCGGCAAGGCACTGATGGCCTTCTCGGTCGGGCTCACCCGCCTCGTCGTGTCGAGCCAGCCCGACACGGCGCGAGAGATCCTCGTCAACCCCGCGTTCAGCGACCGCCCCATCAAGGATGCGGCTCGCCACCTGCTCTTCCACCGCGCCATGGGCTTCGCACCCTCCGGAGACGCGCACTGGCGCGGGATCCGACGCCTCGCCGCCAACCACCTGTTCGGCCAGCGCCGCGTGGCGGGTGCCGCGCACCACCGTGTCTCCATCGGCGAGGCCATGGTCTCCGGCGTCGTCGCTGCCATGGCCCGCCACGGCGAGGTCCCCCTGAAGCGCGTGCTGCATGTCGCGTCTCTCAACCACATCATGGCCACCGTCTTCGGCAAGCACTACGAAATGGACAGCCAAGAGGGCGTCCTTCTGGACGAGATGGTCGCCGAGGGCTACAACCTCCTGGGCACGTTCAACTGGGCTGACCACCTGCCATTGATCAAGCATCTCGACCTCCAGGGCGTGCGCCGCCGGTGCAACAGGTTAGTCCAGAAGGTTGAAGTGTTCGTTGGAAAGATCATCCAGGAGCACAGGGCGAGGCGCGCAAATGGAGGAGTCGACGATGAGTACATGGGTGACTTCGTCGACGTCCTTCTTGACCTCGAGGGAGAGGAGAAGCTGTCCGAATCCGACATGATCGCTGTTCTTTGG GAGATGGTCTTCAGGGGCGCCGACATTGTGGCCATCCTGATGGAGTGGATCATGGCGAGGATGGCGCTGCACCCAGACATCCAGGCGAAGGCCCAGGCGGAGCTGGACGCGGTCGTGGGACGCGGCCGCGGCGTGGCCGACGCCGACGTGGGCAACCTCCCCTACATCCAGTGCATCGTGAAGGAGACGCTGCGCATGCACCCGCCTGGCCCTCTCCTGTCGTGGGCCCGCCTCGCCATCCACGACGCCCACGTCGGCGGCCACCTGATCCCCGCCGGCACCACCGCCATGGTGAACATGTGGTCCATCGCGCACGACCCCGCCATCTGGGCCGAGCCGGAGAAATTCCGCCCCGAGCGGTTCCAGGAGGAGGACGTGAGCGCCCTCGGGACCGACCTCCGCCTGGCCCCGTTCGGCGCCGGACGCCGCGTCTGCCCCGGCAAGATGCTGGCCCTCGCCACCACCCACCTCTGGATCGCCCAGCTGCTGCACAAGTTCGAGTGGGCCCCCGcggccggcagcggcggcgtcgaCCTGTCGGAGCGCCTCAACATGTCGCTGGAGATGGCCACGCCGCTGGTGTGCAAGGCCGTCCCCAGGGCCCAGGTCTAG